The genomic interval TTTTTTTAAAATTTTTCTATCTAAAAAAGGATAAATAGATAAATATACTATTATTAAACTCATATCAGAAGAAACAGAAACTTTAATTAAAGTCACTAAAATACCTTCTTTATTTATAGTATTGGAAGTACTATTAAATTCCTTTTGCAAAATTTCTGCAATTTCTACGTAAAATATAGAGGAGAATTTTTTTTTTTGAATAGTAT from Blattabacterium cuenoti carries:
- a CDS encoding ribosome-binding factor A, which translates into the protein MNTIQKKKFSSIFYVEIAEILQKEFNSTSNTINKEGILVTLIKVSVSSDMSLIIVYLSIYPFLDRKILKKIRLKSGFYRKLLSKRLRYCVKKIPELDFRVINF